The Candidatus Stygibacter australis region TAATCATTTGGCAGTACAGACACAGTTACATCACTGACTTTCACCAGTACGCTCTCATAAGCTTCTTCTGAAGCAAGTTCTGAGGTAGAAATCTCTACTGCTGCAGGAAGTGCATTACCGCTTGAAATCACTTCAAAATCTGTAATATCCATCAGTTCCGTAAACCCAAAATATTCTGAAACTTCAGCATTAAATCTCACCATATCACCTGCTATCGGTATATTTACAGTATCATAAACATAAATTCCATTCCAGGCGCCACCATTTGCTGAAGTAATGAAATAATAATCCACATTATATCCTGAACCACTGACAATTCCTTCAACTGTTATTATCTGCCCGGCTAAGGGAGAATCTCCAGAAACATCTTCTGTGTATTGAATATCATATATTGCCGTAACTTCTGGTCCTCCTCCAGTTTCAAAATCACCCATTGCGCGGGGATTTAATCCATATTCATCATAACTATAATCAACTATTCCTGTAATTGACACAAACTGATCATCAACTGCGATAGCAGAAGGTATTGCTCCAAAACCATCATCCACCTGACATGCTCCACTACCATCATCTACAAACCACTCGTTATTATCATTTGGGATTATGGTAACAGATACATCATTAACCTTCACAAGCACGCTTTCATAGGCTTCTGTTGATGCCAGCTCTGCCGTGGTGATCTCCACTGGATCAGGGATCGTATTACCATTGCTGTTAATCACAATTTCTGATATATCTCCTAATTCCGTGAAACCAAAATACTCGCTGATCTCTCCAGTGATAGTTACGTTATCACCCTGAGCAACTTCCACATCATATTGATAAATATAAAGTCCG contains the following coding sequences:
- a CDS encoding FlgD immunoglobulin-like domain containing protein, giving the protein GLYIYQYDVEVAQGDNVTITGEISEYFGFTELGDISEIVINSNGNTIPDPVEITTAELASTEAYESVLVKVNDVSVTIIPNDNNEWFVDDGSGACQVDDGFGAIPSAIAVDDQFVSITGIVDYSYDEYGLNPRAMGDFETGGGPEVTAIYDIQYTEDVSGDSPLAGQIITVEGIVSGSGYNVDYYFITSANGGAWNGIYVYDTVNIPIAGDMVRFNAEVSEYFGFTELMDITDFEVISSGNALPAAVEISTSELASEEAYESVLVKVSDVTVSVLPNDYQEWFVDDGSGECQVDDGFGVVSPDLNVGDEIISITGLVDYSFSEYGLNPRSADDINTGQDNDENIVTIQNLKAYPNPFNPGISRSPMQFSFTLETASEINLAIYNIKGQRVAELADGEKPAGTYNVTWNGDDNSGSALPAGVYFYQLKSGNSQENNKLLLIR